One window of the Haloarcula halobia genome contains the following:
- a CDS encoding DNA double-strand break repair nuclease NurA gives MPIDKRGVASELEANVDTIKTYLEDDTGIVERYQEAFQRLPDEWTSAEIRASLQDASYPGAYPTDEFDDVDSIIVPYPESDGWENHEEVNEWARDIVRDVPVMAVDGSQLPPTTQFNVPLAYVQAAWAVNHHHAEGRLDRGVEGRLLTPDEVTQESEDGDYRFVDSQLVGHHRFEHEGQLLINQLSELADARDTGDIDQTPVVFYDGPLIASFANPLKPETRERYISTLSRVIAASQHHEIPLVGYVAGSSATELVKMTRLLLREEFGTDRVIPDAHVLTELMSPWGDTTIPFISKRDGSIDALQTTYNGEAYEFRDDILFSYLNVPPGAGLDRIEFPGWLCRSNGPDGYDSMYEYTVDIVRAEAGIGRGYPEILQQADSDAVLDHQDRQQFQRVVQRWAESNDVPLEWDAKALSKELRRR, from the coding sequence ATGCCGATCGATAAACGCGGTGTCGCGTCTGAATTGGAGGCGAACGTTGACACGATTAAGACGTATCTCGAAGACGATACGGGGATCGTGGAGCGGTATCAGGAGGCGTTTCAGCGGTTGCCCGATGAATGGACGAGTGCTGAGATTCGAGCGTCGCTTCAGGACGCATCATACCCGGGGGCGTATCCGACGGACGAGTTCGATGACGTGGACAGTATCATCGTCCCGTACCCGGAGAGTGACGGGTGGGAGAATCACGAGGAGGTCAACGAGTGGGCGCGCGATATTGTTCGTGATGTGCCGGTGATGGCTGTCGATGGATCACAGCTCCCGCCGACAACGCAATTCAACGTCCCGCTCGCGTACGTCCAAGCGGCATGGGCAGTCAACCACCATCACGCCGAGGGGCGGCTTGACCGCGGCGTCGAAGGACGACTCTTGACGCCTGACGAGGTCACACAAGAATCAGAGGACGGTGACTACCGGTTCGTTGATTCCCAACTTGTGGGGCATCACCGGTTCGAACACGAAGGACAGCTACTCATCAACCAGCTCTCGGAGTTAGCTGACGCGCGTGATACAGGTGATATCGATCAGACGCCGGTCGTGTTCTACGACGGCCCGTTGATCGCGTCATTTGCGAATCCGCTGAAGCCAGAGACCCGAGAGCGGTACATCTCCACGCTGAGTCGAGTTATTGCAGCGAGTCAGCACCATGAGATCCCGCTGGTCGGGTACGTTGCCGGGTCAAGCGCGACTGAACTCGTGAAGATGACGCGGCTCCTGTTACGCGAGGAATTCGGGACGGATCGCGTCATTCCGGATGCGCACGTCCTGACGGAGTTGATGAGCCCGTGGGGTGACACGACAATCCCGTTCATCTCGAAACGCGACGGGAGTATCGACGCGTTGCAGACAACGTACAACGGGGAAGCGTACGAATTCCGCGATGACATCTTGTTCTCGTACCTGAACGTGCCGCCAGGTGCTGGACTCGACCGAATCGAATTCCCCGGGTGGCTGTGCCGCAGTAACGGTCCCGACGGGTACGATTCGATGTACGAGTACACCGTCGACATTGTGCGGGCAGAAGCAGGCATCGGACGTGGCTATCCTGAAATCCTGCAACAGGCCGACAGCGACGCTGTGTTAGACCATCAGGACCGACAACAGTTCCAGCGCGTCGTCCAACGCTGGGCTGAATCGAACGACGTACCGCTGGAATGGGACGCCAAAGCACTAAGCAAGGAACTGCGACGACGATGA
- a CDS encoding AAA family ATPase, producing the protein MRITEVALEDIKSYEDRTVVPIEGGVTAILGENGAGKSTIQEAIGFALFDSLPFNNKEFLREGASSGTVEVTFEQDTQSGIERYRVVRSVGRSKYGVHRYDPDADEWIDQDIDSKKQLVEWLCVRFDVEDGDELSSLWSSSIGVPQTRFLSDFSQTPRNRTATFDALLNLDAYEESWETLKDVPDAIESQQQDLRRDIDTLTGEVQGLPDERAEAESLADDVATIEARIERKSGELTEKESEYENLEAVEEDIDRLDQEADSLEGEIDSTKDSLETAKEELAAAEEAQEKCEANREGYSRYKEARERQDELEEQKAERDALVEDRDEQEDTIQAIEFEVEQLEEDLEELEAARETLEAREAEKERYEELDDRIESLKDREDDVEALEQEIEQLAEEIESKESEIEAKEETIAEIEDEWEATTDPEVLSDEINDREANRKQLASERERLEEQLDRLRDADADAPCPTCDRPLDEDHRSKTIEQRETRIEEIETEREELAEELDALREQRTAAREVKQRFDKLSVHREKIESLEGEIEDLRADKEALEAELADLKDELADLPDLEAERDDLEEAYDEYQTAEFRVKEHADVPDKLEAKRAELEEEQSALAGIEDELEQFKGLDEELEEVQETLEETESAHQTYIKYEQQASQVEERQERVEDLESELADLETNLEETEAELEETKASFDEERFETLESDIEELREELAGDRRSLEHKEENLEEVRETIEELEEKLEERQEKLQQVKELKADQQFADWVRENVREAGPKMREIITDRIGSRANELFRSIRGASAETLEWTSDYEIVVHDADVRKSFSTLSGGEKMAAALAVRLAILEQLASVGIAFLDEPTANLDRQKKRNLVTQLKQLDSFEQLTVISHDQTFDSMTDYTITIKKDRQTSEVSVN; encoded by the coding sequence ATGAGAATCACGGAAGTTGCGTTGGAAGACATCAAGTCGTACGAGGATCGGACTGTCGTGCCGATTGAAGGCGGCGTGACGGCGATTCTCGGTGAGAATGGTGCGGGGAAATCGACGATTCAGGAGGCCATCGGTTTCGCGTTGTTCGACTCGCTCCCGTTCAACAACAAGGAGTTCTTGCGGGAAGGCGCGAGTTCGGGAACTGTCGAAGTCACGTTCGAGCAGGACACGCAAAGCGGGATAGAACGGTACCGAGTTGTTCGGTCGGTCGGCCGGTCGAAGTACGGCGTGCACCGGTATGATCCCGATGCTGACGAGTGGATCGATCAAGACATCGATTCGAAGAAACAGTTGGTGGAGTGGTTGTGCGTACGCTTTGATGTTGAAGATGGAGACGAACTCAGCAGTCTCTGGAGTTCCAGCATCGGGGTGCCACAGACACGATTCTTGTCGGACTTCTCGCAGACGCCTCGGAATCGCACGGCGACGTTCGATGCGCTCCTGAATCTGGATGCGTACGAGGAGTCGTGGGAGACGCTCAAGGACGTGCCGGACGCGATCGAGAGTCAGCAGCAGGATCTCCGTAGGGACATTGATACGCTCACCGGCGAGGTACAGGGGCTGCCGGACGAGCGAGCGGAAGCGGAGTCGTTGGCCGATGACGTTGCGACAATTGAAGCGCGAATCGAACGGAAAAGTGGCGAATTGACGGAGAAAGAGTCGGAGTACGAGAATCTGGAAGCCGTTGAAGAGGATATCGACCGCCTTGACCAGGAAGCTGACTCGCTGGAAGGGGAGATCGATTCGACTAAAGACAGTTTGGAGACGGCGAAGGAGGAACTCGCGGCTGCCGAAGAGGCACAGGAGAAGTGCGAGGCGAACCGCGAGGGGTACAGCCGGTACAAGGAAGCGCGCGAACGACAGGACGAGTTAGAGGAACAGAAGGCCGAACGGGACGCTCTCGTTGAGGATCGAGACGAACAGGAAGATACGATCCAGGCGATCGAATTCGAGGTCGAACAGCTGGAAGAGGACTTGGAAGAACTGGAGGCTGCTCGGGAGACGTTGGAGGCGCGTGAAGCGGAGAAGGAGCGGTACGAGGAACTCGATGACCGTATTGAGTCGCTGAAAGACCGCGAAGACGACGTGGAGGCGTTAGAGCAGGAAATCGAGCAGTTGGCCGAGGAGATCGAATCGAAGGAGAGCGAGATCGAGGCGAAAGAGGAGACGATTGCGGAGATAGAGGACGAGTGGGAAGCGACGACGGATCCGGAAGTGCTCTCCGATGAGATCAACGACCGGGAGGCGAACCGGAAGCAACTGGCGAGCGAGCGGGAGCGGCTTGAAGAACAGCTGGACAGGTTGCGTGACGCGGATGCTGATGCCCCGTGCCCGACGTGTGACCGCCCGTTAGACGAGGATCACCGGTCGAAGACGATCGAACAGCGTGAAACCCGGATCGAGGAAATCGAGACCGAACGTGAAGAACTCGCCGAGGAACTTGATGCATTGCGTGAGCAGCGTACCGCGGCGAGAGAGGTCAAGCAGCGTTTTGATAAGCTCTCTGTGCACCGGGAGAAAATCGAGTCGTTGGAAGGTGAGATCGAAGACCTGCGTGCCGATAAGGAAGCGTTGGAAGCGGAGTTAGCGGACTTGAAAGACGAATTGGCGGATCTCCCGGACCTCGAAGCCGAGCGAGATGACTTGGAGGAGGCGTACGACGAGTACCAGACTGCTGAATTCCGAGTGAAGGAGCATGCTGATGTCCCTGATAAGTTGGAGGCAAAACGGGCGGAACTAGAGGAAGAACAGTCGGCGCTGGCGGGGATCGAAGACGAGTTAGAGCAGTTCAAGGGGTTAGATGAGGAGCTGGAGGAAGTTCAGGAAACGCTGGAAGAGACGGAGTCGGCACATCAGACGTATATCAAGTACGAGCAGCAAGCGTCGCAAGTGGAGGAGCGGCAGGAGAGAGTCGAAGACCTGGAGAGCGAGCTTGCAGACCTCGAAACGAATCTCGAAGAGACGGAGGCAGAACTGGAGGAGACGAAAGCGTCGTTCGATGAAGAGCGATTCGAGACGCTGGAGTCAGACATTGAGGAGCTCAGGGAGGAACTGGCAGGTGATCGGCGGTCATTAGAGCATAAGGAGGAGAACCTGGAGGAGGTTCGTGAAACGATCGAGGAGTTAGAGGAGAAGCTAGAGGAGCGCCAGGAGAAACTCCAGCAGGTGAAGGAGCTGAAAGCGGACCAGCAGTTCGCCGACTGGGTGCGGGAGAACGTCCGCGAGGCCGGGCCGAAGATGCGAGAGATCATCACCGACCGGATTGGATCCCGGGCGAATGAGTTGTTCCGGTCGATTCGCGGCGCGTCAGCTGAGACGCTGGAGTGGACGAGTGACTACGAGATCGTCGTGCACGATGCTGATGTCCGAAAGTCGTTTTCGACGCTGAGTGGCGGGGAGAAGATGGCAGCTGCACTTGCGGTGCGGCTGGCGATTCTCGAACAGTTAGCGTCTGTAGGGATCGCGTTCTTGGACGAACCGACGGCGAACCTTGACCGGCAAAAGAAGCGGAATCTCGTCACTCAGCTCAAACAGCTGGATAGCTTCGAGCAACTCACGGTCATTAGCCACGACCAGACGTTCGATTCGATGACGGACTACACGATCACAATCAAGAAAGACCGGCAGACGTCGGAGGTGTCGGTCAATTAA
- a CDS encoding MBL fold metallo-hydrolase, which produces MFTRVSIPTPFQVGPVNAYVGGRTVVDPGPDSDEAWSRLLETLEARELGPGDVEQVLVTHPHPDHFGLAARLRSRGARVLASPEAAAIMDDFAARLHYEQEYFTDFFERCGISRETAEAVTQLPEAFLAYAQSVATDRELDAGDVVTVDDERLTVDEVTGHAVGEILFSFDDDGEYTAIVGDNVLGDITPNPFLQPPPDRGGQRPRVLPAFNDSLRWLREQGHDRFLTGHREPVESPKDRIDEILAAHDRRTDEVADIVAEGATTPAAVMTGLFGDLPATEYFSGMSEAVGHLDVLEAQGRVERRDTGGLVVYERP; this is translated from the coding sequence ATGTTCACACGGGTGTCGATCCCGACGCCGTTCCAGGTGGGTCCGGTCAACGCGTACGTCGGCGGTCGGACCGTCGTCGACCCGGGACCGGACAGCGACGAGGCGTGGTCGCGACTGCTCGAGACGCTTGAGGCCAGGGAACTCGGTCCCGGCGACGTCGAACAGGTGCTGGTGACACACCCCCATCCGGACCACTTCGGGCTGGCGGCCCGCCTGCGGTCCCGCGGGGCCCGCGTCCTCGCGAGTCCCGAGGCGGCCGCCATCATGGACGACTTCGCCGCGCGCCTGCACTACGAACAGGAGTACTTCACTGACTTCTTCGAGCGGTGTGGGATCTCCCGTGAGACGGCAGAGGCCGTCACCCAGCTTCCCGAGGCCTTCCTCGCGTACGCCCAGAGCGTCGCCACGGACCGGGAACTCGACGCGGGCGACGTCGTCACCGTCGACGACGAGCGCCTGACCGTCGACGAGGTCACCGGCCACGCGGTGGGCGAGATACTCTTCAGTTTCGACGACGACGGCGAGTACACGGCCATCGTGGGCGACAACGTCCTGGGCGACATTACGCCCAACCCGTTCCTCCAGCCGCCGCCGGACCGGGGTGGACAGCGCCCGCGGGTCCTGCCCGCGTTCAACGACTCGCTGCGGTGGCTCCGCGAGCAGGGCCACGACCGCTTCCTCACGGGCCACAGAGAGCCCGTCGAGTCCCCGAAGGACCGCATCGACGAGATCCTGGCCGCCCACGACCGGCGGACCGACGAAGTCGCTGACATCGTCGCGGAGGGCGCGACCACGCCCGCGGCGGTGATGACTGGCCTCTTTGGCGACCTCCCCGCGACGGAGTACTTCTCGGGGATGAGCGAGGCCGTCGGTCACCTCGACGTTCTGGAGGCCCAGGGGCGGGTCGAGCGCCGCGACACCGGCGGCCTGGTGGTCTACGAGCGGCCCTGA
- a CDS encoding complex I subunit 4 family protein, giving the protein MMVAALLAITLLGAGVVMLAPDRYAGKLAAAISAVPALLSVYMYWAYLTQFEGTGNALLQPGDVAFGQQIPWIDFGGLTVSYYVGLDGVSMPLLALTTILTTLAIVSAWTPIDERQSQFYGLMLFMEMSLIGVFSALDFFLWFVFWEGVLIPMYFLIGVWGGPRRKYAAIKFFVYTNVASLVMFAGLFALVFSTDLTSLALPAMAEAFRSASGLPTVFGMNLLTLSFILMFFGFAVKVPVFPFHTWLPDAHVEAPTPVSVMLAGVLLKMGTYALLRFNFTMLPETAQQLAVPLAIVGVVSVIYGAMLALAQRDLKRIVAYSSISSMGYVILGLVAFTPHGMGGATFQMIAHGLISGLMFMSVGVIYNVTHTRMVGDMSGLADKMPWTVGIFVSAAFGYMGLPLMAGFAAEFLIFQGAFDAATLGSAAPVLTAAAMFGIVIVAGYLLWAMQRTLFGAFNLETDYTVSEAPFHDVAPLAVLLLLVIVLGVNPDLSYEMIQNSILPVIDLGGGV; this is encoded by the coding sequence GTGATGGTCGCTGCCCTCCTCGCGATTACGCTGCTGGGCGCGGGCGTCGTCATGCTCGCGCCAGATCGCTACGCCGGCAAGCTCGCGGCTGCGATCAGTGCCGTCCCGGCGCTCCTGAGCGTCTACATGTACTGGGCCTACCTGACCCAGTTCGAGGGGACCGGCAACGCCCTGCTGCAACCGGGTGACGTCGCCTTCGGGCAACAGATTCCGTGGATCGACTTCGGTGGCCTCACCGTCTCCTACTACGTCGGGCTGGACGGCGTCAGCATGCCGCTGCTCGCGCTGACGACTATCCTCACCACGCTGGCCATCGTCTCGGCCTGGACGCCCATCGACGAGCGCCAGTCCCAGTTCTACGGCCTGATGCTGTTCATGGAGATGAGTCTCATCGGCGTCTTCTCCGCGCTCGATTTCTTCCTCTGGTTCGTCTTCTGGGAGGGCGTGCTCATCCCGATGTACTTCCTCATCGGTGTCTGGGGCGGCCCCCGGCGCAAGTACGCCGCCATCAAGTTCTTCGTCTACACGAACGTGGCCTCGCTGGTCATGTTTGCGGGCCTGTTCGCGCTGGTCTTCTCGACGGACCTCACCTCGCTGGCCCTGCCCGCGATGGCCGAGGCGTTCCGGTCGGCCAGCGGCCTGCCCACCGTCTTCGGGATGAACCTGCTGACCCTCTCTTTCATCCTGATGTTCTTCGGGTTCGCGGTGAAGGTGCCCGTCTTCCCGTTCCACACCTGGCTCCCGGACGCCCACGTCGAGGCGCCGACGCCGGTGTCGGTGATGCTTGCGGGCGTCCTCCTGAAGATGGGGACCTACGCGCTCCTGCGGTTCAACTTCACGATGCTACCGGAGACGGCCCAGCAGCTCGCGGTGCCACTGGCCATCGTCGGCGTCGTCAGCGTCATCTACGGCGCGATGCTGGCGCTGGCCCAGCGTGATCTGAAACGCATCGTCGCGTACTCCTCCATCTCGTCGATGGGGTATGTCATCCTGGGCCTGGTCGCCTTTACCCCGCACGGCATGGGCGGTGCGACCTTCCAGATGATCGCCCACGGCCTCATCTCCGGGCTGATGTTCATGTCCGTCGGCGTCATCTACAACGTGACCCACACACGCATGGTCGGCGACATGTCCGGCCTCGCCGACAAGATGCCCTGGACGGTCGGCATCTTCGTCTCGGCCGCCTTCGGCTACATGGGCCTGCCCCTGATGGCCGGGTTCGCCGCCGAGTTCCTCATCTTCCAGGGCGCCTTCGACGCCGCGACGCTGGGTAGCGCCGCGCCGGTGCTCACGGCGGCCGCGATGTTCGGCATCGTCATCGTCGCGGGCTACCTGCTGTGGGCCATGCAGCGTACCCTCTTCGGTGCGTTCAACCTAGAGACGGACTACACGGTGTCTGAGGCACCGTTCCACGACGTCGCACCGCTGGCGGTGCTCTTGCTGCTCGTCATCGTGCTCGGCGTCAACCCCGACCTCTCCTACGAGATGATACAGAACTCGATTCTCCCGGTCATTGACCTCGGAGGTGGTGTATAG
- a CDS encoding DUF7553 family protein → MNKHFEDARYYLKRAGETAKKGVETELEPVEERFRELTGDEKEPEPGRLEKVKADLKELQEKAEGEAETAIADARAKIDDYRGTTEQEA, encoded by the coding sequence ATGAACAAACACTTCGAAGACGCACGCTACTACCTCAAGCGCGCTGGCGAGACGGCCAAGAAGGGCGTCGAGACCGAACTCGAACCCGTCGAGGAGCGGTTCCGCGAACTGACCGGCGACGAAAAGGAACCCGAACCGGGCCGACTCGAGAAGGTAAAGGCCGACCTGAAAGAGCTCCAGGAGAAAGCCGAGGGCGAGGCCGAGACGGCCATCGCCGACGCCCGCGCGAAGATCGACGACTACCGTGGCACCACGGAACAGGAGGCGTAA
- a CDS encoding NADH-quinone oxidoreductase subunit N: MVTQLAPLQAAAVPGWTALAPPLALAVTALVLFLVDTVDPDTTNTSLLAGISVVGSLTSLALAVWFVVGGTGIPTGQGGQGTPVLFSGQLVVDQLALFFMVIVGSVTALVTLASYDYVREHSYQAEYYSLVLLAATGMSLLSATNSLASAFVAFELVSLPSYALVAFLKKNRGSVEAGLKYFLIGAVSSAVFAYGISLVYAATGVLRFDAIATAIESGVLQTVVDGSVQAQAGEPAVTMSILGVGILMIIGGVAFKTAAVPFHFWAPEAYEGAPAPISGFLSSASKAAGFVLAFRVFATAFPIQALIADGGALNWVVAFQVLAIATMFIGNFAAATQETVKRMLAYSSVGHAGYVLIGLAALSSSGEGLAFSMSAGMAHLLVYGFMNTGAFLFIALAEYWGVGRRFEDYNGLGREAPLACAAMTVFLFSLAGLPIGGGFFSKFYLFSATMNVGAWSLAAALVINSALSLFYYSRVVKAMWIEEPSGEKRVESYPTGLYTAVVAAAVATVLLVPGFDYVSSVAFRAATLL; the protein is encoded by the coding sequence ATGGTGACACAGCTGGCGCCGCTGCAGGCGGCAGCGGTCCCCGGATGGACGGCGCTGGCGCCCCCGCTGGCGCTCGCCGTGACCGCGCTCGTGCTGTTCCTGGTCGATACCGTCGACCCGGATACGACCAACACCAGCCTGCTCGCGGGCATCTCCGTCGTCGGGTCGCTGACCTCGCTCGCGCTCGCCGTCTGGTTCGTCGTCGGCGGTACTGGAATCCCGACCGGCCAGGGCGGCCAGGGGACGCCGGTGCTGTTCAGCGGCCAGCTGGTCGTCGACCAGCTCGCGCTGTTCTTCATGGTCATCGTCGGCAGCGTCACCGCGCTCGTGACGCTCGCGAGTTACGACTACGTGCGCGAGCACAGCTACCAGGCCGAGTACTACTCGCTGGTCCTGCTGGCCGCGACGGGGATGTCGCTGCTCTCGGCGACCAACTCCCTCGCGTCGGCGTTCGTCGCCTTCGAACTCGTCTCACTGCCCTCCTACGCGCTCGTCGCGTTCCTCAAGAAGAACCGGGGCAGCGTCGAGGCGGGCCTGAAGTACTTCCTCATCGGCGCCGTCTCCTCGGCGGTCTTCGCGTACGGCATCTCGCTGGTGTACGCCGCGACCGGCGTGCTCCGATTCGACGCCATCGCGACGGCCATCGAGAGCGGCGTCCTCCAGACCGTCGTCGACGGGTCGGTCCAGGCACAGGCCGGCGAACCGGCCGTGACGATGTCCATCCTCGGGGTCGGCATCCTCATGATCATCGGCGGCGTCGCGTTCAAGACGGCCGCTGTGCCCTTCCACTTCTGGGCGCCGGAGGCCTACGAGGGTGCGCCGGCCCCGATCTCCGGGTTCCTCTCCTCGGCGTCGAAGGCCGCTGGCTTCGTGCTCGCGTTCCGCGTGTTCGCCACCGCCTTCCCCATCCAGGCGCTCATCGCCGACGGCGGCGCCCTGAACTGGGTCGTCGCCTTCCAGGTGCTTGCCATCGCGACGATGTTCATCGGGAACTTCGCCGCGGCCACCCAGGAGACGGTCAAGCGGATGCTGGCCTACTCCAGCGTCGGCCACGCGGGCTACGTCCTCATCGGACTGGCCGCGCTGTCCTCCTCCGGTGAGGGGCTGGCGTTCAGTATGAGTGCCGGAATGGCCCACCTGCTCGTCTACGGCTTCATGAACACGGGTGCATTCCTGTTCATCGCGCTGGCCGAGTACTGGGGCGTCGGCCGCCGCTTCGAGGACTACAACGGCCTCGGTCGCGAGGCCCCGCTGGCCTGTGCGGCGATGACCGTCTTCCTCTTCAGCCTCGCCGGCCTGCCCATCGGCGGCGGGTTCTTCTCGAAGTTCTACCTGTTCTCGGCGACGATGAACGTCGGGGCGTGGTCGCTCGCGGCCGCGCTCGTCATCAACAGCGCCCTCTCGCTGTTCTACTACTCGCGGGTCGTCAAGGCGATGTGGATCGAAGAACCCAGCGGCGAGAAGCGGGTCGAGTCCTACCCGACCGGCCTGTACACCGCCGTCGTCGCGGCCGCCGTCGCGACGGTGCTGCTCGTGCCCGGGTTCGACTACGTCTCCAGCGTGGCCTTCCGCGCGGCGACGCTCCTGTAG
- a CDS encoding ATP-binding protein: MADRSDVVGTVAGPGDDPNEFVFVTPSDKSIKTGEFITYTVSVEGEPRSVFARVTNRELIRGLPEGFLADPEVGPETVAATLGVPTDDTELYRLTATVIGYYDTNMTTFANPRQLPDPGTPLSIAPHQQLETVLPNLGCETDSTDVTTLDGVAHIGWLLNRPAEATNLHIPIEEFASTHLAILASTGSGKSYTASVLIEEMMRPSSRASLLVFDPHGEYDTLAEMQGEETFQGADGYEPSIEYYDPERLRVRISELEIGDVMAILDNPSNRMQERLSTAWRAMQRQESRTWGIDELIAEMERIYGDDDASVGALEWRLRRSIERNDLFHPEENVPLDEIVDPGQCTVLQMDTLDRWDQQLITTVLLRRMYRERLDDVRDRDSDIEHPIFALFEEGHRFAPASGDAPSLGIMRTITSEGRKFGFGLGIISQRPSKIDQDVLSQCGTQISMQIKNPNDQDAIKNSVEAAGEDVLRELPGLTPGQAVVSGDAMNTPALIQVRQRRTPHGAGSRPVIEEWREAYDERQREPTQSESADFGEGDSTGVQSLD; this comes from the coding sequence ATGGCTGATCGATCAGACGTGGTCGGCACCGTTGCTGGACCGGGTGACGATCCGAACGAATTCGTGTTCGTGACTCCGTCGGACAAGTCGATCAAGACGGGTGAGTTCATCACGTACACTGTCTCGGTTGAAGGTGAGCCACGATCGGTGTTCGCTCGCGTGACGAACCGTGAGCTAATTCGGGGGCTTCCTGAAGGGTTCCTTGCGGATCCGGAGGTCGGGCCGGAGACAGTTGCGGCAACGCTCGGTGTGCCGACTGATGACACTGAGTTGTACCGGTTGACAGCAACGGTTATCGGGTACTACGACACGAACATGACGACGTTCGCTAATCCTCGCCAGCTGCCTGACCCGGGGACGCCACTGTCGATTGCACCACACCAGCAACTCGAAACCGTGTTGCCGAACCTCGGCTGTGAAACTGACAGCACGGATGTCACAACACTTGACGGAGTCGCACACATCGGCTGGCTGTTGAATCGACCGGCAGAGGCGACAAATCTACACATTCCAATCGAAGAATTCGCTTCGACACACCTAGCGATTCTCGCTTCAACAGGGAGCGGGAAATCCTACACAGCGTCGGTCCTAATCGAGGAGATGATGCGTCCGAGCTCGCGTGCATCACTGCTCGTGTTTGACCCACACGGTGAGTACGACACGCTGGCGGAAATGCAGGGTGAAGAGACGTTCCAAGGTGCAGATGGGTATGAACCAAGTATCGAGTATTACGACCCGGAGCGCCTTCGAGTTCGCATCTCTGAACTTGAGATTGGTGACGTGATGGCGATCTTGGACAACCCGAGTAATCGGATGCAAGAGCGGCTTTCGACGGCGTGGCGCGCGATGCAGAGACAAGAGAGTCGGACGTGGGGTATAGACGAACTCATTGCCGAAATGGAGCGGATCTACGGCGATGATGACGCGAGTGTCGGCGCACTAGAGTGGCGACTCCGACGGTCGATTGAACGGAATGATCTCTTCCATCCCGAAGAAAACGTTCCGCTGGACGAGATTGTAGATCCGGGGCAGTGTACGGTGCTCCAGATGGATACGTTGGATCGGTGGGACCAGCAACTTATCACGACCGTTCTTCTGCGTCGGATGTATCGAGAGCGACTTGATGACGTACGGGACCGCGATTCGGATATCGAGCATCCGATTTTCGCTTTATTCGAAGAGGGACATCGGTTTGCTCCAGCCTCCGGTGATGCGCCGTCGCTCGGAATTATGCGAACGATCACGTCTGAAGGCCGCAAGTTCGGATTCGGACTCGGGATTATCAGTCAACGTCCGTCGAAAATCGATCAAGACGTACTGTCGCAGTGTGGAACCCAGATCTCGATGCAGATCAAAAACCCGAATGACCAGGACGCGATCAAAAACTCCGTGGAGGCCGCTGGCGAGGACGTGCTTCGGGAGTTGCCCGGTTTAACCCCAGGGCAAGCGGTTGTGTCTGGTGACGCAATGAACACGCCGGCACTGATCCAGGTTCGACAGCGACGCACACCACACGGTGCTGGAAGCAGGCCAGTCATTGAAGAATGGCGCGAAGCATATGATGAACGACAACGCGAACCGACACAGTCCGAATCGGCTGATTTCGGGGAGGGAGACTCGACTGGCGTTCAGAGCTTAGACTAA